A stretch of the Kroppenstedtia eburnea genome encodes the following:
- a CDS encoding xylulokinase, with amino-acid sequence MERLLLGIDIGTSSCKVAVFQENGRVVVQAAADYPLYYPRPGWVEQDPDEWWAGVCQALRQCLKDENVDPGLIAGIGLAGQGWSAIPVDEEGNVLQRTPIWLDTRAADLSRRVLEKIPEEAIFRVSGNPFFPTYSTPKVLWFREKMPELFDRTYKFLQSNGFIGLKLTGNLTSDRSQSYGWHFYDPVACEYDRDMAERFDIPIDKLPEIARCHDVIGTVTEQAARETGLRPGTPVVAGGLDAACGTLGAGVIRHYETQLQGGQAGGISICLNEPKMHPKLIFSPHVIPDRYLLQGGTVGGGGALRWFREKFGEDLNFGELTKLAEPIPEGSDGVVFLPYLAGERSPLWNPKAKAVFYGLSFKETKGHALRSVLEGVVFSVYHNLLTAQEAGVDIEKLDIHAMGGAANSELWIQMYADVTGCPICVPSSDTATTLGAALLAGVGVGVYEDFDEAVARTVTIRRRHEPDPERRKRYKPSLETYLRLSKLMNEEMFV; translated from the coding sequence ATGGAACGTTTGTTGCTAGGAATCGATATCGGTACATCATCGTGCAAAGTGGCGGTTTTCCAAGAGAACGGGCGTGTCGTCGTCCAGGCGGCTGCGGATTACCCGCTCTATTATCCGAGGCCCGGCTGGGTGGAGCAGGATCCCGACGAATGGTGGGCAGGGGTCTGTCAGGCCCTCCGGCAGTGCCTGAAGGATGAGAATGTCGATCCCGGTTTGATCGCCGGTATCGGGCTCGCCGGACAGGGTTGGTCGGCAATCCCAGTCGACGAAGAAGGGAACGTCCTCCAACGGACGCCGATCTGGCTGGATACACGGGCGGCAGACCTTTCCCGCCGCGTGCTGGAGAAAATTCCGGAAGAAGCCATCTTCCGGGTATCCGGCAACCCATTCTTCCCGACGTATTCGACGCCGAAAGTGCTCTGGTTCAGGGAGAAGATGCCGGAGCTGTTTGATCGGACGTACAAGTTTCTGCAGAGCAACGGTTTTATCGGTCTGAAACTCACGGGGAACCTGACATCCGATCGGAGCCAGAGCTACGGCTGGCATTTCTATGATCCGGTTGCGTGCGAATATGACCGGGACATGGCTGAGCGCTTCGACATCCCGATTGACAAGCTCCCGGAGATCGCCCGTTGCCATGACGTGATCGGTACGGTGACAGAACAGGCGGCGAGGGAGACGGGACTCAGGCCTGGCACGCCGGTCGTTGCGGGCGGGCTCGATGCGGCATGCGGCACATTGGGTGCCGGTGTGATCCGCCATTACGAGACCCAGCTGCAGGGAGGACAGGCGGGCGGTATCAGCATCTGCCTGAACGAGCCGAAGATGCATCCAAAGCTCATCTTCTCCCCGCACGTCATCCCGGACCGCTACCTCCTGCAGGGCGGTACGGTCGGCGGGGGCGGGGCGCTCCGCTGGTTCCGCGAGAAGTTCGGGGAGGATCTCAACTTCGGCGAGCTGACGAAGTTAGCCGAGCCGATCCCGGAAGGTTCCGACGGCGTCGTCTTCCTTCCATATCTGGCCGGTGAGCGCAGCCCGCTTTGGAACCCGAAGGCGAAAGCCGTCTTTTACGGACTCAGCTTCAAAGAGACGAAGGGCCATGCCCTTCGATCGGTACTCGAAGGCGTCGTCTTCTCGGTATACCACAACCTGCTCACCGCACAAGAAGCGGGTGTCGACATCGAAAAATTGGATATTCACGCAATGGGCGGTGCTGCCAACAGCGAATTGTGGATCCAGATGTATGCAGACGTCACCGGCTGCCCGATCTGCGTCCCCAGTTCCGATACCGCGACGACATTGGGTGCGGCCTTGCTTGCCGGAGTCGGTGTCGGCGTGTATGAGGACTTCGACGAAGCGGTCGCCCGCACGGTGACCATCCGTCGCCGGCACGAACCGGACCCGGAACGGCGGAAGCGGTACAAACCGTCGTTGGAGACGTATCTGAGACTCTCAAAGCTCATGAACGAAGAGATGTTTGTCTGA